One Clostridium estertheticum DNA segment encodes these proteins:
- a CDS encoding glycoside hydrolase family 2 TIM barrel-domain containing protein produces the protein MVNVTKYYEDLTVMQLNREGPRAYYIPYSSEGTAFSKKRGHSPFYQNLNGTWKFQYYSSVNNVVDGFYEEATDVSSWDDLTVPSCWQVNGYDKNHYTNANYPFPCDPPFVPNENPAGTYVTEFNVSEKWDNKSKYIVFEGVNSCFYLWINGKFVGYSQGSRMPSEFDISTFVQRGKNRIAVMVLKWCDGSYLEDQDIWRFSGIFRDVYLLARDLSHIKDVFLKQTLSEDFKSGILNCEIDTIGSTEILTILKDTNGNIIANEKSNISGKGNIILQVKEPILWNAENPYLYNLFIYIGNEVLHFNTGFRRVEIKAGIFTVNGKAIKLKGVNRHDSHPELGQTIPINHMKKDLMLMKSHNINTIRTSHYPNDPRFLDLCDEYGFYIVDEADLECHGVDNTGDFHMLTKNQHWEKAFLDRAIRLVERDKNHPSVIIWSLGNESGYGINHITMAKWTKHRDDSRLLHYEGAAEIYKGSTEVGCLDMESRMYPSVQFIEEYSNKNENKKPLFLCEYCHAMGNGPGDLKDYWDIIYKSPKLMGACVWEWCDHGIKTTTTVGKEFYAYGGDFGDNPNDGNFCLDGLVYPNRQPHTGLLELKKIIAPVKALAVDLSKGEIKITNLYDFIDLSHLSLVWNIERDGIVVEQGEICDLTIPAGKSEILYLGYKLPQTSDSNYFLTVSFIQNKNTLWQERGYEVTFEQFQLPVEKIRETKNEDVSDIKVVQKEHLVTIEGFDFCHTFDLYSGGFVRITKNNMNFISAMPKFNIWRAPIDNDRNIKSKWIEEGYDRAVMHVYNSKIYNLTETSVDIVLDFSLGGYSKLPILHGNAIWSITGTGEISLSTKVKVREELLFLPRFGLQLQLPKSNEEVEYFGNGPHESYVDKCQSVKKGRYLTTVDNMFENYLVPQENGSRYDTEWCTITNELGMGLKFTSSENFSFNASHYTPEDLTAAKHPHELQKRKETVINIDYKISGVGSNSCGPQLLDKYRLNEKEFEFTLKIIPLFKED, from the coding sequence ATGGTAAATGTAACTAAATATTATGAAGATTTGACGGTCATGCAGCTTAATAGGGAGGGTCCAAGGGCATATTATATACCTTATAGTTCTGAGGGCACAGCCTTCTCTAAGAAAAGAGGCCACTCTCCCTTTTATCAAAATTTAAACGGTACATGGAAATTTCAATATTATTCAAGTGTAAATAATGTAGTAGATGGTTTTTATGAAGAAGCTACAGATGTTAGCAGTTGGGATGACTTAACAGTTCCTTCCTGTTGGCAGGTAAATGGCTATGATAAAAATCATTATACTAACGCTAATTATCCTTTTCCCTGCGACCCGCCTTTTGTACCAAATGAAAATCCAGCAGGAACCTATGTCACTGAATTTAATGTGTCAGAAAAGTGGGATAATAAATCAAAATATATAGTTTTTGAGGGAGTTAACTCCTGCTTTTATCTATGGATTAATGGGAAGTTTGTTGGCTATAGTCAAGGAAGCAGAATGCCTTCTGAATTCGACATTTCTACCTTTGTGCAAAGAGGTAAAAATAGAATAGCAGTTATGGTACTTAAATGGTGTGATGGGTCCTACTTAGAAGACCAAGACATATGGCGTTTTTCAGGTATATTTAGAGATGTGTATCTACTTGCAAGAGACTTAAGCCACATAAAGGATGTTTTCTTAAAACAAACTCTCTCAGAAGATTTTAAGTCAGGCATTTTAAATTGTGAAATAGATACAATTGGAAGTACGGAAATATTAACAATATTAAAAGATACAAATGGGAATATTATTGCAAATGAAAAATCAAATATTAGTGGCAAGGGTAATATAATCCTTCAGGTTAAGGAACCTATTCTTTGGAATGCTGAGAATCCCTACCTCTATAATTTATTTATCTACATTGGCAATGAAGTCCTACATTTTAATACAGGATTTAGACGGGTTGAAATAAAAGCAGGTATCTTCACGGTTAATGGAAAAGCTATTAAATTAAAAGGTGTTAATCGTCATGATTCTCATCCTGAGCTTGGTCAAACTATACCAATAAATCATATGAAAAAGGACCTAATGCTTATGAAGAGTCATAATATTAATACCATACGGACCTCTCACTATCCAAATGACCCACGTTTCTTAGATTTGTGTGATGAGTATGGTTTTTATATTGTAGATGAAGCAGACCTCGAATGCCATGGAGTTGATAATACAGGTGATTTCCACATGCTTACTAAAAATCAGCATTGGGAGAAAGCTTTCCTAGACAGAGCAATACGTCTGGTAGAAAGAGATAAAAACCACCCCTCAGTAATCATATGGTCATTGGGAAATGAGTCTGGTTATGGTATCAACCATATCACCATGGCTAAATGGACAAAGCATAGGGATGATTCAAGGTTATTACACTATGAAGGCGCTGCAGAAATCTACAAAGGAAGTACAGAGGTTGGTTGCTTGGATATGGAAAGCAGAATGTATCCTTCAGTCCAATTTATTGAAGAATACTCTAATAAGAATGAAAATAAAAAGCCGCTCTTTTTGTGTGAGTACTGTCATGCTATGGGTAATGGCCCTGGAGACTTGAAAGATTATTGGGATATTATTTATAAATCTCCTAAGCTTATGGGTGCTTGTGTATGGGAATGGTGTGATCATGGGATTAAAACTACAACAACAGTTGGAAAAGAGTTTTATGCCTATGGTGGGGATTTCGGTGATAACCCTAATGACGGAAACTTCTGTTTAGATGGTTTAGTATATCCTAATAGACAACCTCACACCGGACTTCTTGAATTAAAAAAGATAATAGCACCAGTTAAGGCTCTGGCAGTGGATTTATCAAAAGGCGAAATTAAAATTACAAATTTATATGATTTTATTGACTTATCTCATCTTTCTCTTGTATGGAACATAGAGAGGGATGGAATTGTAGTGGAACAAGGAGAAATTTGTGACCTTACAATTCCAGCTGGAAAATCTGAAATACTCTATTTAGGTTATAAATTGCCCCAAACTTCTGATAGTAATTACTTTCTTACGGTATCCTTTATACAAAATAAGAACACTCTATGGCAAGAAAGAGGCTACGAAGTAACCTTTGAACAATTTCAGCTACCTGTAGAGAAAATAAGAGAGACAAAAAATGAAGATGTATCTGATATTAAGGTAGTTCAGAAAGAACATTTAGTAACTATTGAAGGCTTTGATTTTTGTCATACTTTTGACTTATATTCCGGAGGATTCGTTAGAATAACAAAAAATAATATGAACTTTATAAGCGCTATGCCTAAGTTCAATATCTGGCGTGCACCTATAGACAATGATAGAAATATAAAATCAAAGTGGATAGAGGAAGGTTATGATAGAGCAGTTATGCATGTTTATAATTCTAAGATTTATAACCTAACAGAAACTTCTGTGGACATAGTCCTTGATTTTTCTCTTGGTGGATATAGCAAACTTCCTATTCTTCATGGAAACGCAATCTGGAGTATAACCGGAACAGGTGAAATTTCTCTTAGTACTAAAGTTAAAGTCAGAGAAGAGCTCTTATTCCTTCCAAGGTTTGGCTTGCAGCTACAGCTACCTAAAAGTAATGAAGAAGTAGAGTATTTTGGTAATGGCCCACATGAAAGCTATGTAGATAAATGTCAAAGTGTAAAGAAAGGAAGATACTTAACTACTGTTGATAATATGTTTGAAAATTACTTAGTTCCTCAGGAAAACGGCTCGAGATATGACACTGAGTGGTGTACAATTACTAATGAACTTGGAATGGGATTAAAATTTACTAGCTCAGAGAATTTTTCCTTTAATGCTTCCCATTATACACCAGAGGATTTAACAGCTGCAAAGCATCCTCATGAACTTCAAAAGAGAAAAGAAACTGTGATAAATATCGATTACAAAATCAGTGGAGTAGGCTCTAATTCCTGTGGTCCACAGCTTCTAGATAAATATAGATTAAATGAAAAGGAATTTGAATTCACATTAAAAATTATACCTTTATTTAAAGAAGATTAA
- a CDS encoding AraC family transcriptional regulator, with amino-acid sequence MKNLILFPILHKNITDLPFFITGMGIEYIEKGVVRNNGYHDYQWSYCVEGRGKFIIDEKSYEIGPNTAFFFRRDIPHQYFPIQEPWITKWMTFNGVAVNGLLNYMNINNWEIINLSQKKDIDYIIEDIYKILSLSDKEKHVSASSLLYKFLIKMSELKENSFKEGNLNLYKKLQPVITLMENNYSGIITLEEMAEKVNVNKYYLCRIFKEAYLITPFEYLNQLRIQKSKEVIINNKYLKINQIAFNVGFNDTSYFCSMFRKIEGCTPIEFKKRH; translated from the coding sequence ATGAAAAATCTGATCTTATTCCCAATATTACATAAAAATATTACGGATTTGCCCTTTTTTATAACTGGAATGGGCATAGAATACATAGAGAAAGGTGTGGTAAGAAATAATGGATATCATGATTATCAGTGGAGTTATTGTGTTGAAGGAAGAGGGAAATTTATTATTGATGAAAAAAGCTACGAAATAGGGCCTAATACTGCTTTTTTCTTTAGAAGGGATATACCTCATCAGTACTTTCCTATACAAGAACCTTGGATTACAAAATGGATGACCTTCAATGGAGTAGCAGTTAATGGCTTACTAAACTACATGAACATAAACAATTGGGAGATTATTAACTTAAGTCAAAAAAAAGATATTGACTACATTATAGAAGATATATATAAGATTTTGTCATTATCAGATAAGGAAAAACATGTAAGTGCATCAAGCTTATTATATAAATTCTTGATTAAAATGAGTGAGTTGAAAGAGAATTCCTTTAAGGAAGGTAATTTAAACCTTTATAAAAAATTACAGCCAGTAATAACATTAATGGAAAACAACTATAGTGGAATTATTACTTTAGAGGAAATGGCAGAAAAGGTCAATGTAAATAAGTATTATCTTTGTAGAATATTTAAAGAAGCATACTTAATTACTCCTTTCGAATATTTAAATCAATTGAGAATTCAAAAGTCAAAGGAGGTTATAATTAATAACAAATACCTGAAAATAAATCAGATAGCTTTTAATGTAGGTTTTAATGATACAAGCTATTTTTGCTCTATGTTTAGAAAGATAGAAGGGTGTACACCAATTGAGTTCAAAAAGAGGCATTAA
- the pknB gene encoding Stk1 family PASTA domain-containing Ser/Thr kinase, with protein sequence MIGTLLLNRYELLEKIGEGGMGTVYKAKCHLLNRFVTVKILKAELSNDEDFVARFKREATSVARLSHPNIVNVHDVGAEKQINFIVMEYIDGKTLKQIIKENGRLDSQKTLDIVFQVAKALECAHKNNIIHRDIKPDNIMIMEDNMVKVMDFGIAKVADSRTVTNSQNVMGTVRYFSPEQAKGNFVDCRTDIYSLGIVMYEMVTGQVPYNAESSISIAMMHIQGPVIPPKEIFTDIPENINQIILKSMQKEPIKRYQTAREMADILKTIKEYPNFKININKGPDDATRIMSKAAVSDIGNDFTVVMSQASEDEKTMMMKSDKAVVPAKKKVSKNKKAMIIIASIILIMFASVLGKLLSSKTPTNMQAPIVKATAPKATVPKALPVVEKKFVPSLIGNTQDIAGQTIANNGFLLGNITNNYSDSIDKGLVISQTPGVNTPYEKGGKIDLVISQGKKIVHVTKPVKGKDRKKGKH encoded by the coding sequence ATGATAGGAACATTACTTTTAAATAGATATGAATTATTAGAGAAAATTGGCGAAGGTGGAATGGGAACTGTATATAAAGCAAAGTGCCACTTATTAAATAGATTTGTTACTGTAAAGATATTAAAAGCAGAGTTAAGTAATGATGAAGATTTTGTTGCTAGGTTTAAAAGGGAAGCTACTTCAGTTGCGAGATTGTCACATCCCAATATTGTAAATGTCCATGATGTTGGTGCAGAAAAGCAGATTAATTTTATAGTTATGGAATATATTGATGGGAAAACATTAAAGCAAATAATAAAGGAAAATGGTAGACTTGACTCTCAGAAGACTTTAGACATTGTTTTTCAAGTAGCTAAAGCACTTGAGTGTGCTCATAAAAACAATATAATTCATCGAGATATAAAACCAGATAATATTATGATAATGGAAGACAATATGGTTAAGGTTATGGATTTTGGAATAGCTAAGGTTGCCGATTCAAGAACCGTAACCAACTCCCAAAATGTTATGGGAACCGTACGCTATTTTTCTCCAGAACAAGCTAAAGGAAATTTTGTAGATTGTAGAACAGATATATATTCCTTAGGTATTGTTATGTATGAAATGGTGACAGGGCAAGTACCTTATAATGCAGAAAGCTCTATTTCCATAGCTATGATGCATATCCAAGGGCCTGTTATTCCGCCCAAAGAAATCTTTACAGATATACCTGAAAATATAAACCAAATAATTCTAAAGTCCATGCAAAAAGAACCTATTAAAAGATACCAAACGGCTAGGGAAATGGCAGACATTTTAAAGACAATTAAGGAATATCCTAATTTTAAAATTAACATAAACAAGGGTCCAGACGATGCTACAAGGATTATGAGCAAAGCTGCAGTTTCTGATATAGGAAATGACTTCACAGTAGTTATGAGTCAAGCTTCAGAAGATGAAAAAACAATGATGATGAAATCAGATAAAGCAGTAGTGCCTGCAAAAAAGAAAGTAAGTAAGAATAAAAAGGCAATGATAATTATTGCATCAATTATTTTAATTATGTTTGCTTCCGTTTTAGGGAAACTTCTATCCAGTAAGACGCCTACTAATATGCAAGCTCCCATTGTGAAGGCTACCGCTCCAAAAGCTACCGTGCCAAAAGCACTACCAGTAGTTGAAAAGAAATTTGTACCATCACTTATTGGGAATACTCAAGATATTGCAGGGCAGACCATTGCTAATAATGGATTTTTGCTTGGTAATATAACAAATAATTATAGTGATAGTATTGATAAGGGATTAGTTATTAGTCAAACACCTGGGGTAAATACACCCTATGAAAAGGGTGGTAAAATAGACTTAGTTATCAGCCAAGGTAAAAAGATTGTTCATGTTACTAAACCAGTAAAGGGGAAAGATAGAAAAAAAGGTAAACACTAA